The following proteins are co-located in the Methylomonas sp. 11b genome:
- a CDS encoding type VI secretion system accessory protein TagJ — protein sequence MQDVSRLIAEGELDAALQQTQQHIRQNPADPKSRILLFQLYCVQGLWDKALNQLNVLRDLDASTLLMVSTYEQVLLCEALRKDVFAARKTPLIFGEPPAWLALLLEALIRENNGDFQQAAALRTEALQQAPATAGALDGTPFEWLADADSRLGPVLEAIVNGRYYWVPFMQISKIQLEKPTDLRDLVWIPAQFTWINGGEASGLIPCRYPGSEADSDARIRLSRLTEWNEVADAVMHGKGQRLLATDVDDYALLDVRTIEFNAPAGLE from the coding sequence ATGCAGGACGTTTCACGTCTTATCGCCGAAGGCGAGCTGGACGCGGCATTGCAGCAGACCCAGCAGCACATCAGACAAAATCCGGCCGATCCTAAATCTCGGATCCTGCTGTTTCAGCTGTATTGCGTGCAGGGCTTATGGGACAAGGCGCTAAATCAGCTTAATGTGCTGCGCGACTTGGACGCCTCCACCTTATTGATGGTTAGTACCTACGAACAAGTTTTACTCTGCGAAGCGTTGCGCAAGGACGTGTTTGCCGCACGCAAAACGCCGCTGATTTTTGGCGAGCCGCCAGCGTGGTTGGCTTTACTGCTAGAAGCCCTAATACGGGAAAACAACGGTGATTTTCAGCAGGCCGCAGCGTTACGAACAGAGGCTTTGCAGCAGGCACCGGCTACTGCCGGAGCGCTGGACGGTACGCCGTTTGAGTGGTTAGCGGACGCTGATAGCCGTTTGGGGCCGGTGTTGGAGGCCATCGTCAATGGCCGCTACTACTGGGTGCCGTTTATGCAGATCAGCAAGATACAGCTGGAAAAACCCACCGATTTACGCGATTTGGTATGGATACCGGCGCAATTTACCTGGATCAATGGCGGCGAAGCCAGCGGCTTGATACCTTGCCGTTATCCGGGCTCGGAAGCCGACTCGGACGCTCGCATCCGCCTGTCGCGTCTAACCGAATGGAACGAAGTCGCCGACGCTGTAATGCATGGTAAGGGACAGCGCTTATTGGCCACCGACGTCGACGATTACGCGTTGCTGGATGTCCGTACTATAGAATTCAATGCGCCGGCAGGGCTTGAATAA
- the tssB gene encoding type VI secretion system contractile sheath small subunit: MAESSQKFIQRNRAPRVQIEYDVELYGSEKKVQLPFVMGVMSDLSGKPAEPLAPVADRKLLEIDVDNFNDRLKSMKPRVAFQVANTLTGEGNLNVDITFESMDDFSPAAVAKKVAGLDKVLEARTQLSNLITYMDGKTGAEELIAKLVNDPALLQTLAASAKPAEAGGDAAEGKGE; encoded by the coding sequence ATGGCTGAAAGTAGTCAGAAGTTTATACAACGAAACCGGGCTCCCCGGGTGCAGATTGAATACGATGTCGAACTCTATGGTTCCGAGAAAAAGGTGCAGTTGCCGTTCGTGATGGGCGTCATGTCGGATTTGTCCGGCAAGCCGGCTGAACCGTTGGCACCGGTGGCTGATCGTAAATTGTTGGAAATCGATGTCGATAATTTCAATGATCGATTGAAATCGATGAAACCGCGGGTCGCGTTTCAAGTTGCCAATACCTTGACCGGTGAAGGCAATTTGAACGTCGACATTACGTTCGAAAGTATGGATGACTTTTCTCCGGCAGCCGTTGCCAAAAAAGTGGCAGGTTTGGACAAAGTGTTGGAAGCCAGAACCCAGTTGTCCAATTTGATTACCTATATGGACGGCAAAACCGGCGCAGAGGAATTAATCGCGAAGTTAGTTAACGACCCCGCGTTGTTACAAACCTTGGCTGCTTCGGCGAAACCGGCGGAAGCAGGCGGTGATGCGGCTGAAGGAAAAGGGGAGTAA
- the tssA gene encoding type VI secretion system protein TssA: MADLSGLLEPVSAEQPCGDNLEYDNARVALDTNILGTPENQFSGEKALPPNWREVYKEALALLQRSKDLQVILYLIRTLINVEGWRGFRDGLGFLEESLTRYWDSIHPQLDPDDGMDPTSRINILEELASFDLIIRPLSLAVLVESKAIGRFCLRDIQYATDRLEVPKGLAKPDNGAINAAFLDMDDAALTDNYQAVLDSIKIVERIDAFVNEKVGASQGAVLTPLKALLKEVRDDFDHYAGSRLSSDVESEAIDDGSTAEAGNDVKPVKSKAVGGAIESRQDVVRTLDALCKYYADYEPSSPVPILLRRAKHLANADFLEIVQNLMPDALSQITAIKGPDPS; this comes from the coding sequence ATGGCGGATTTGTCCGGATTACTAGAACCTGTTTCGGCCGAGCAGCCTTGTGGCGATAACCTTGAGTATGACAATGCCAGAGTGGCGTTGGACACCAATATTTTAGGGACCCCGGAAAATCAGTTTTCTGGAGAGAAAGCGCTACCGCCTAACTGGCGCGAGGTCTATAAAGAGGCCTTGGCGTTGTTGCAACGTTCCAAAGATTTGCAAGTCATTTTGTACTTGATCCGGACACTGATCAACGTTGAAGGTTGGAGAGGTTTTCGCGATGGACTGGGCTTTCTGGAAGAATCTTTGACTCGTTATTGGGATTCCATACACCCTCAGCTTGATCCCGACGATGGTATGGATCCGACGTCGCGAATCAATATTTTGGAAGAGCTTGCCAGCTTCGACCTGATAATCAGGCCCCTAAGTTTGGCGGTGCTGGTTGAGTCGAAAGCAATCGGCAGGTTTTGTTTGCGTGACATTCAGTATGCAACCGACCGGCTGGAAGTGCCCAAGGGCCTTGCAAAGCCAGACAATGGCGCTATCAACGCGGCTTTTCTGGATATGGATGACGCGGCGTTAACCGATAATTATCAGGCGGTACTTGATAGCATCAAAATTGTCGAGCGGATCGACGCTTTCGTTAACGAAAAAGTCGGAGCCAGCCAAGGCGCGGTATTGACGCCGTTGAAAGCTTTACTGAAGGAAGTCCGGGATGATTTCGATCATTACGCCGGGTCGCGGTTGTCTAGCGATGTCGAGAGTGAGGCAATCGACGATGGCAGCACCGCCGAGGCAGGTAATGATGTAAAGCCAGTCAAATCCAAAGCAGTGGGCGGTGCTATTGAGTCGCGTCAAGATGTGGTGAGAACTTTGGATGCGCTTTGTAAATATTATGCGGATTACGAGCCGTCTAGTCCCGTGCCCATTTTGTTGCGCCGGGCCAAGCATCTGGCAAACGCGGATTTCCTGGAAATCGTCCAAAACTTAATGCCGGATGCGCTTTCCCAAATAACTGCGATAAAGGGTCCCGACCCGAGTTAG
- the tagF gene encoding type VI secretion system-associated protein TagF, with translation MNSMDGLSVGFFGKVPGLGDFVSRRLPRHFIEPWDNWLQASMRSSQETLGESWLSLFLVSPLWRFALRPGVCGASAWAGVMMPSVDRVGRYYPLTLAQAVSAESLLSLFSPESDWFAQLEDAALSVLNESCDLDRFDKGLMEIGSADSLTPQRFQADSNGGLAASNGKPAFRFDLEGLDQTDAVFPRLSQSLLERFMPGYSIWASEGGQTNRPSLLVCEGLPPIDAYASFLQGMPQAGRSWHMQSYRQDQSVKKIESEPSASAVGAAASQVLTPPNSTMWASYGVTVVGNKRKHNEDALLDCPSLGLWVVADGMGGHQSGDVASRLVVDSLSTLEFTENLDNQVEEVSRKLHKINEDLCRFASGIQQGSIVGTTVVALLAKGDKCAAIWAGDSRLYQLRQGEFTQITRDHTLIDELMDSGVMTREVAAQQVGANVITRAVGGQLTLALDVLRFQAAGGDRYLLCSDGLDKELSEAEIAELMGLGSCQSAAEALINQALSRSGRDNITVLVAEFSG, from the coding sequence ATGAATTCTATGGATGGGCTGAGCGTCGGCTTTTTTGGGAAAGTACCGGGATTGGGGGATTTTGTCAGTCGGCGCTTGCCCAGGCACTTTATCGAGCCATGGGATAATTGGTTACAAGCCTCTATGCGTTCCAGCCAGGAAACATTAGGAGAGAGCTGGTTATCCTTGTTTTTGGTTAGCCCGCTTTGGCGTTTTGCTCTGAGACCGGGTGTGTGCGGTGCGAGTGCCTGGGCCGGTGTCATGATGCCCAGCGTCGATAGGGTGGGCCGCTATTATCCGTTGACTTTGGCGCAAGCTGTAAGTGCGGAATCGTTGCTGTCATTGTTTTCGCCGGAATCGGATTGGTTTGCACAATTGGAAGACGCCGCGCTATCGGTGTTGAACGAGTCCTGCGATCTGGATCGGTTTGATAAGGGGCTGATGGAAATCGGTTCGGCTGACAGCCTGACGCCGCAGCGTTTTCAAGCTGATTCTAACGGCGGCTTGGCTGCATCCAACGGCAAGCCCGCGTTTCGTTTCGATTTGGAGGGCCTGGATCAGACGGATGCAGTGTTTCCACGCTTGAGTCAGAGTTTGCTGGAACGCTTTATGCCCGGTTACAGCATTTGGGCGAGTGAAGGCGGCCAGACGAATCGTCCGAGTTTGCTGGTTTGCGAAGGTTTGCCGCCTATCGATGCTTATGCGAGTTTTTTGCAGGGTATGCCGCAGGCTGGCAGATCTTGGCATATGCAGAGTTATCGGCAAGACCAAAGTGTCAAAAAAATCGAGAGCGAGCCAAGTGCATCTGCGGTAGGCGCTGCGGCGAGTCAGGTCTTAACGCCGCCTAACTCGACAATGTGGGCGTCCTACGGGGTTACAGTGGTCGGCAATAAGCGCAAGCATAATGAAGATGCCTTGCTCGATTGCCCGTCACTGGGCTTATGGGTGGTTGCTGATGGCATGGGTGGGCATCAATCCGGCGATGTTGCCAGCCGCTTGGTGGTGGATTCTCTATCGACGTTGGAATTTACCGAAAACCTGGATAATCAGGTCGAAGAGGTTTCCCGCAAATTACATAAGATCAACGAAGATTTATGCCGCTTTGCCTCGGGCATTCAGCAAGGCAGTATTGTCGGAACCACGGTAGTGGCCTTACTGGCTAAGGGGGACAAGTGCGCGGCGATTTGGGCTGGTGACAGTCGCTTGTACCAATTGCGCCAAGGCGAGTTTACGCAGATTACCCGCGACCATACCTTAATTGACGAATTGATGGATTCCGGTGTGATGACCCGGGAAGTCGCGGCCCAACAAGTTGGCGCGAATGTGATTACCCGCGCGGTGGGCGGGCAATTGACGCTGGCATTGGATGTGCTGCGCTTTCAGGCGGCCGGCGGTGATCGTTATCTGCTATGCAGCGATGGCTTGGATAAAGAGTTATCGGAAGCCGAGATTGCGGAATTGATGGGCTTAGGAAGTTGTCAGTCGGCCGCCGAAGCCCTGATTAACCAGGCGTTAAGCAGAAGCGGCCGAGATAACATTACCGTATTAGTCGCCGAATTTAGTGGTTAA
- the tssC gene encoding type VI secretion system contractile sheath large subunit, whose translation MAELETQGGQGATQTLELDDFSALLSKEFKPGTEAANQVNTAVTTLAQYALQDVSKVSDDAIKTIQSIIASLDQKITEQLNLVIHHPDFQKLEGAWRGLHYLVNNTETDEMLKIRVLNITKNELGKTLKKFKGTAWDQSPLFKKLYEEEYGTFGGEPFGCLVGDYHFDHSPQDVELLGEMAKISASAHTPFISGVAPSVLQMESWSELANPRDLTKIFQTPEYAAWRSLRESEDSRYLGLAMPRFLSRLPYGSKTDPVEEFDFEEDTSGADSSKYTWSNAAYAMAVNINRSFKYYGWCSQIRGIESGGAVEGLPVHSFPTDEGGVDMKCPTEIAITDRREAELAKSGFMPLLHKKNTDFAAFIGAQSLQKPAEYTDPDATANANLAARLPYLFATCRFAHYLKCIVRDKIGSFKERQDMQAWLNTWISQYVLTNPAVATEKDKARRPLAGAEVVVEEVEGNPGYYQSKFFLRPHYQLEGLTVSLRLTSKLPSQKG comes from the coding sequence ATGGCTGAATTAGAAACCCAAGGCGGACAAGGCGCTACCCAAACCCTGGAATTGGACGATTTTTCCGCATTATTATCCAAGGAGTTCAAACCAGGCACCGAGGCAGCCAATCAGGTCAATACCGCAGTAACAACGCTGGCGCAATACGCGTTGCAGGATGTTTCCAAAGTATCCGACGATGCCATTAAAACGATCCAGTCGATTATCGCCAGCCTGGATCAGAAAATCACCGAACAATTGAATCTCGTCATACACCATCCCGATTTTCAAAAACTGGAAGGCGCTTGGCGCGGCTTGCATTACTTGGTCAACAACACCGAAACCGACGAAATGTTGAAAATTCGGGTGTTGAATATCACCAAAAACGAGCTGGGTAAAACGCTGAAAAAATTCAAAGGTACTGCCTGGGACCAAAGCCCCCTGTTCAAAAAATTGTACGAAGAAGAATACGGCACGTTTGGCGGCGAACCCTTCGGTTGCTTGGTGGGCGACTACCATTTCGATCACAGTCCGCAAGATGTGGAATTGTTGGGCGAGATGGCAAAAATCAGCGCCTCCGCGCATACCCCGTTCATTTCCGGCGTGGCGCCATCGGTGCTGCAAATGGAAAGTTGGTCTGAATTGGCCAATCCACGCGATTTGACCAAAATTTTTCAAACGCCGGAATACGCGGCGTGGCGCTCGTTGCGGGAGTCCGAAGATTCGCGTTACCTCGGTTTGGCTATGCCGCGCTTCCTGAGCCGTTTACCCTATGGCTCGAAAACCGATCCGGTCGAAGAGTTTGATTTCGAAGAAGATACCTCTGGGGCCGATAGCAGTAAATATACTTGGTCTAATGCTGCTTACGCGATGGCAGTCAACATCAATCGCTCGTTCAAATATTACGGTTGGTGTTCGCAGATTCGCGGTATTGAATCGGGTGGCGCAGTGGAAGGATTACCGGTGCATTCGTTTCCGACCGATGAAGGCGGCGTCGACATGAAGTGCCCGACCGAAATCGCCATTACCGACCGCCGTGAAGCGGAATTGGCCAAAAGCGGTTTCATGCCCTTGTTGCACAAAAAAAATACCGATTTCGCCGCATTCATCGGTGCGCAATCGCTGCAAAAACCGGCTGAATACACTGATCCGGATGCTACCGCCAACGCCAATCTGGCGGCGCGTCTGCCTTACTTGTTTGCTACCTGCCGGTTTGCGCACTACCTGAAATGCATCGTTCGAGACAAAATCGGCTCGTTCAAGGAGCGCCAAGACATGCAGGCGTGGTTGAACACCTGGATTAGCCAATACGTGTTGACCAATCCGGCTGTGGCCACCGAAAAAGATAAAGCGCGTCGACCATTGGCTGGCGCGGAAGTGGTGGTCGAGGAAGTCGAGGGTAATCCTGGATATTATCAATCTAAGTTTTTCCTGAGGCCGCACTATCAGTTGGAAGGGTTGACGGTTTCCTTGCGACTGACATCTAAATTACCGTCGCAAAAAGGTTAG
- a CDS encoding type VI secretion system tube protein Hcp gives MILLKFATEIKGDSTVASHTDWITVDSLQMGVGRSISTSGVGKDRDTSNPSFSEVTLTKSMDIASVDLWMQSICGKSLGTATFHFIQTGGADAKGQVYLEIELADAIISGYSQSSGGDRPHESISINFNEIKMKYNTFGEGEAPAAGAFKGWNLMKNETV, from the coding sequence ATGATCTTATTAAAATTCGCGACAGAAATTAAAGGCGATAGCACCGTAGCCAGCCATACGGACTGGATTACCGTAGACAGTTTGCAAATGGGCGTAGGTCGTTCTATTTCCACCAGCGGCGTCGGCAAAGACCGCGATACCAGCAATCCTTCGTTTTCCGAAGTCACCCTGACTAAAAGCATGGACATCGCGTCCGTGGACCTGTGGATGCAGTCTATCTGCGGCAAAAGCTTAGGCACAGCAACATTCCATTTCATTCAAACCGGCGGCGCAGATGCCAAGGGTCAAGTGTATCTGGAAATCGAACTGGCCGACGCTATCATCAGCGGCTACAGCCAATCCAGCGGCGGTGACCGCCCTCACGAGAGCATATCCATCAACTTCAACGAAATAAAAATGAAGTACAACACTTTCGGCGAAGGCGAAGCACCGGCCGCCGGCGCATTCAAAGGCTGGAACTTGATGAAAAACGAAACCGTGTAA
- the tssE gene encoding type VI secretion system baseplate subunit TssE produces MADLLHAERLQPSLLDRLTDEAPDKRAETREQRVMSLRQLRQSVLRDLSWLLNTAAFESMVNLADYPFVARSVLNYGTPVLSGVSLTGIDVKKIERKVRQAINDFEPRILADSLSVELAKADDQMNHKALSFRIEGDLWAQPLPIHLYIRSDLDLETGEISVKELDG; encoded by the coding sequence ATGGCCGATTTACTGCATGCGGAACGTCTTCAACCATCCCTGCTGGATCGGTTGACCGATGAAGCTCCCGACAAACGCGCGGAAACCCGCGAGCAACGCGTGATGTCCTTACGCCAGTTGCGGCAAAGCGTATTACGTGATTTAAGCTGGCTGCTTAATACCGCGGCGTTTGAGAGCATGGTCAATTTGGCCGACTATCCGTTTGTAGCGCGTTCGGTACTGAATTACGGAACGCCGGTCCTTTCCGGCGTTTCGCTGACCGGGATTGACGTTAAAAAGATCGAACGCAAAGTCAGGCAGGCGATTAACGATTTCGAGCCGAGAATCTTGGCGGACTCGCTGTCGGTGGAATTGGCGAAAGCCGATGATCAAATGAATCACAAGGCGCTGTCGTTTCGTATCGAAGGCGATTTGTGGGCGCAGCCGTTGCCGATACATTTATACATTCGCAGCGATCTGGATTTGGAAACCGGCGAAATCAGCGTGAAGGAACTGGACGGTTAA